TGAGCTCATGAGTAAAAGATTGGTATTCCGGTAGTCCTGTTCTGCGAGGAAGGCTTCCAGCTTTTCCCGTTCGTGGAAAATGCGGAGGTCGTTCCGGCTAAAGCCCTGTGTAATCAATTCCGGGGCCAGATCGGGCATCCGCTTGATTTCCAGTGCGTGTTTGCTGTAAAAGATGACCGGCACATCTGCTGCGTCCATGGCTCCCGCGTATTGTGCGAGGAAGCCGGCGTTCAAACTGCTGTAAGTATGTAGCTCCAGTACTGCAACCAGTTTTCTGTCGGGAAATTGCTGTTTTGTCGCTTCCATGGTGGCTTTCACCTTGGAGGGGGCATGTGCAAAATCGCGGTAAATGACACTATATTCATTCCTGGCCACCAGCTCCAGCCTTTTTGCTGCGCCTTTAAAGGTAGCAATTGCCGCCAGGAATTCCTCGTTGGAAATGCCAAGTTCATTACATACCAGTTTGGCGGCGTGCAAATTCAGGAGGTTATGGTCGCCGAATACTTCCAGGTCGGTAGCCGCTTCCCCGAAAGATACCCTGGTAATACCGTGATGGATGGTATGGGCAGGGATGGCGTAGGGGATAAGCTTCAGGTGGCCACCGGTAGCCGTCACCAGGTTTACGAGTTCAGGGTCTGCACTGTTGTAGATCAGTACCTGTCCGGATTCCATCTGCCTGATAAATATGGCAAACTGTTCTTTATAGATCTCATAAGTGGGAAATACGTTGATATGATCCCATGCAATACCTGTTAATACCGCAATTTGTGGGTGCAGGAAATGGAATTTGGGCCTTTTTTCGATCGCGGAAGCCGGGTATTCATCCGCTTCACAGATAATGAGGGGTGCATCTGTAATGTTTACAGACTGTGCAAAGCCTTCCAGTTTTGCCCCTACGAGATAGTCGAATGCCCGTTTGTTTTCCTGCAATACATGCATGATCATGGCGGTGGTGGTAGTTTTACCATGACTTCCGCCGATGGCCACCCTTGTTTTGTTTTTACTTTCCTGGTAGATATATTCCGGGAAAGAATAGATCTTCAGTTGCAGTTCCCTGGCGTGGATCAGTTCGGGGTTGTCTTCCCGGGCGTGCATGCCCAGGATTACCGCATCGATGCCGGTATGGATCCGGGCGGCGTCCCATCCGATGGAAGCCGGGAGAATGCCCGCCTGCCGGAGATTGGAGAGGGCCGGCTCAAATATTTCATCGTCACTACCGGTTACTTCGTAGCCCTTATGTTTGAGTGCAATGGCCAGTTGATGCATGACGCTGCCACCAATTGCAATAAAATGTACTTTTGCCATACCAGGAATATTTTGGGATTTTCGGATTTAGGTATTTAGTTATTTAAGGGGAGATTTTTGCGTAGATCTCCCGGATATCTCTCTTAAATAACTAAAAATCTAAATATTTAAATCTAAAAATTAAAATTGTATTGTTGTTTTTTTTAATGTATTCTTTATATTTGCAAAATAACGTTACAAAACACGATTAAAAAAGTAGGGATATCATATTTCCTATGAAATTTCGTTTACTTATTAAATCTCCCAGTATGAAATCGTATGTAAGAATTTTGGGCTACGCCGGTATGGTTTGTATCTTTGCAGCTTTCTTAACGTCCTGCGCAAGCCATCAGAAATTAGGATGCCCGATGAGGGGAATGGGAAAGGCGCCTGTGGCGGATCATAGTAAAATTTGTTAATAATGAACTGGAAAACGTTAACCAGCGAGGATCAATTGCAGGAAATCAATACAGTATCTGCTCATCAACCGGTAGTTATATTCAAGCACAGCACGCGGTGTTCTATCAGCTCGATGGCTAAAGCCAGGTTGGAGCGGGCCACTGCACCGGAGGGGTTAACGTTTTATTATCTTGACCTTATCGCGCATCGTGATATTTCGGGTAAAGTAGCGCATTCCTATAACGTTGAACATGAATCTCCGCAGATATTGCTGATCCACAACGGTGTATGTGTTTATGATGAAAGCCATAACGGCATCCGGATGGAAGAGATTGCGGATCGCCTTAACGGATAATAGGCTAGCTTTGTGCTATCTTATTGTATAGCATCATGAAACATCGTATAGTAGTAGCAGTTACAGGCGCCAGCGGGTCTATCTATGCACGGCAGTTGCTGCAAAAGCTCCATGCTGCATCAGATCAGCTGGATGAAGTAGCCGTGGTGATGACAGAAAATGCCAAAACAGTGTGGCAAACAGAACTTCGCAACGAAGATTATCAACAGCTGCCTTTTCGTTTTTATACCCAACAGGATTTTCACGCACCTTTTGCTTCCGGCTCCGGAAGATTTAATACCATGATCATCTGCCCCTGTTCCATGGGCACGCTGGGGCGCATCGCCACCGGCATTTCCAACGACCTGATTACCCGCGCAGCGGACGTAATACTAAAAGAACGGCGGAAACTGATCTGTGTAGTACGCGACACACCTTATAACCTGTTGCATATCCGCAATATGGAAACCGTGACCCTCGCGGGTGGAATTATTTGTCCGGCTACCCCTTCTTTTTACAGCGTACCGGTCACTATAGAAGAAGTGGCTGCAACGGTGGTAGACCGCATCATTGACCTGGCGGGTATTGAGCAGCAAACTTACCGTTGGGGCAGCGATACAAATAATAAACAGGATTGAGTATCTTCGTTTCATTCATCAATTTATCATTCCATCATGCAGATAGCGATCATCAATGGTCCTAACCTGAACCTGCTGGGTAAGCGGGAACCGGGTATTTACGGCAATGAATCTTTTGAAGATTATTTTCAGGATCTTCAAAAACAGTTTCCTGCTGTTCAGTTTAGTTATTTTCAAAGCAATGTAGAAGGGGAGCTTATCAACCACCTGCACGAGGTAGGTTTTTCTGCTGATGGTATCCTGCTTAACGCCGGCGGCTATACGCATACTTCTGTGGCTATCCGCGATGCCATTGCAGCCATTAAAACACCGGTTATTGAAATTCATATCAGTAACGTATACGCCCGGGAAGAATTCCGGCATACTTCCCTGATCGCCCCCAAATGCGTAGGATCTATCTGTGGCCTGGGCATGAAAGGATACAGGCTGGGAGTGGAATACTTTATACAGTAATCTATTATAATAATTAGGTAAACCATATATTTGTATCATAATTATGATATAAATATGTTGAATCTTGAATGGTTCCGGACCTTTAAGGCTATTTATGAAACCGGCACCCTCACGGGCGCTGCGGAGGCGCTGTTTGTGTCCCAGCCCGGGGTTAGCCTGCACCTGAACTCTCTCGAAACTTATGTGGGGTATAAGTTGTTCGACAGAACATCCCGCAAAATGGTGGCCACTGAAAGAGGCAAAGTACTATATAACTATGTGCAGGAAGCGTTGAATAAACTGGAGTCTGCTGAACAGCATTTTCACCGGAGTGTGGAGAAAGACCGGCCCACTATCAGCATCGGTATGTGCTTCGAAACATTTCAGTTTACACTGGAATCTTATCTCCCTACCTTACCCTTTAATGTGATCATTAAATTTGGCGAGTACCCACAGATGCAGGCAGACCTGGACAACGGTATCCTGGACCTGATCATCACCCCACAAAAAGGTGATTATAAAAATCTCTCCTATAAACCATTTTTTAAAGAACGGATCATACTGGTAGCGGGAAAGGGAACCGTTACCCAACCTTTTCAGAAACTACTGCAACAAAAAGATTTTGCCGCCGCAGAAATATGGTTGAAACAACAAACCTGGTACGGCACCACAGGTGATATGGAACACCTGAGAAGGTTCTGGCACATGAACTTTAACAAACGACCCGATTTTAAACCCAACTATATTGTTCCTAATCTTTGTTCCATTATACGTTGCATCAGCGGAAATAAAGGCGTGGCGGTGATCCCGGACTTTCTCTCTAAAAAGGAAATAGCGGCGGGGAAAATAAAAACGTTGTGGGAAGGAAATAATGTGATAGAAAACACGCTGTATTTTGCGATGCGGAAGAAAACTATTTATGAAGCTGAAATCAGGCAGATACAGGAAATATTTGAGAAGGAGATGACCTGATCCGATGACAGCAGTTCAGAAAAATGGATTATATTCAATAGTAT
The Chitinophaga sp. MM2321 DNA segment above includes these coding regions:
- a CDS encoding Mur ligase family protein — translated: MAKVHFIAIGGSVMHQLAIALKHKGYEVTGSDDEIFEPALSNLRQAGILPASIGWDAARIHTGIDAVILGMHAREDNPELIHARELQLKIYSFPEYIYQESKNKTRVAIGGSHGKTTTTAMIMHVLQENKRAFDYLVGAKLEGFAQSVNITDAPLIICEADEYPASAIEKRPKFHFLHPQIAVLTGIAWDHINVFPTYEIYKEQFAIFIRQMESGQVLIYNSADPELVNLVTATGGHLKLIPYAIPAHTIHHGITRVSFGEAATDLEVFGDHNLLNLHAAKLVCNELGISNEEFLAAIATFKGAAKRLELVARNEYSVIYRDFAHAPSKVKATMEATKQQFPDRKLVAVLELHTYSSLNAGFLAQYAGAMDAADVPVIFYSKHALEIKRMPDLAPELITQGFSRNDLRIFHEREKLEAFLAEQDYRNTNLLLMSSGTYDGLDFPSLKNLLDK
- the ytxJ gene encoding bacillithiol system redox-active protein YtxJ: MNWKTLTSEDQLQEINTVSAHQPVVIFKHSTRCSISSMAKARLERATAPEGLTFYYLDLIAHRDISGKVAHSYNVEHESPQILLIHNGVCVYDESHNGIRMEEIADRLNG
- a CDS encoding UbiX family flavin prenyltransferase; this translates as MKHRIVVAVTGASGSIYARQLLQKLHAASDQLDEVAVVMTENAKTVWQTELRNEDYQQLPFRFYTQQDFHAPFASGSGRFNTMIICPCSMGTLGRIATGISNDLITRAADVILKERRKLICVVRDTPYNLLHIRNMETVTLAGGIICPATPSFYSVPVTIEEVAATVVDRIIDLAGIEQQTYRWGSDTNNKQD
- the aroQ gene encoding type II 3-dehydroquinate dehydratase — translated: MQIAIINGPNLNLLGKREPGIYGNESFEDYFQDLQKQFPAVQFSYFQSNVEGELINHLHEVGFSADGILLNAGGYTHTSVAIRDAIAAIKTPVIEIHISNVYAREEFRHTSLIAPKCVGSICGLGMKGYRLGVEYFIQ
- a CDS encoding LysR family transcriptional regulator — encoded protein: MLNLEWFRTFKAIYETGTLTGAAEALFVSQPGVSLHLNSLETYVGYKLFDRTSRKMVATERGKVLYNYVQEALNKLESAEQHFHRSVEKDRPTISIGMCFETFQFTLESYLPTLPFNVIIKFGEYPQMQADLDNGILDLIITPQKGDYKNLSYKPFFKERIILVAGKGTVTQPFQKLLQQKDFAAAEIWLKQQTWYGTTGDMEHLRRFWHMNFNKRPDFKPNYIVPNLCSIIRCISGNKGVAVIPDFLSKKEIAAGKIKTLWEGNNVIENTLYFAMRKKTIYEAEIRQIQEIFEKEMT